The window CTTTTCCAGAAGCCAGAGCAGGATGAGTGGGGCAATGGTCTGGAGGCAATGCAGAGAGCTCTGCAGATGGAGAAGGATGTGAACCAGAGTCTGCTGGATCTGCACAAACTCTCCTCTGGCCACACGGACCCTCATGTGAGTTCCTGATGGCTGAATTTTcagtggtgttgaaggtgatatTGGAATCTGCCCTGCACTCCATGTTTTTAACATGCTTTTGTAAATAGCCAGCTGTTCCACCAATCTACAGCAACAAACTAATTCCATCAGGTCTGTCTGATCCAAATACTCAATCACCCTCCTCCTTCCAGCTGTGACTTCCTGGAGAGgcactacttggatgagcaagtgaagatgatcaagaagctgggagatcacatcaccaacctgaagagactgggagcccctgagaatggcctgggagagtacctgtttgacaggctcACCCTGAGCTGAGTGGGACTCTGGAATCACTTGTTCTGTAATTCAATTCTGCTTTTGTATTGAACATGGAAATAAAAGATTTATTAttgaactagtttagtttgttttCTGTAACTGTATAGTCAAAATTTAAATCTGAATAAATTGATTTCCTAACTGGCCTGACCCAACCACTCCCCTGTCCATATCTCTGTAAGGATTGGTTATTGGTTGTTTGTATCAACAATTTGGATATGGGGAGCTAACTTTGGGGTAGCCACATTCTTTTGGACCAGATGGATAGGGCTGTCAACAGGGCTTAATCTCCCAAAGATATTTAGGGTAAGTAAGTGAGCAGTACATTCCCCTGAGTGAATTGGGATGTTGTCCCTTGTGGGTGGCTCAGGCAGAACCATCCCtacctttgttttaaaaataggtCACCTGCAGGCCCCGGTGGTGGCAGAGGTAAAACATGGACTTTCTGCTGCCCAAATAATACAGTTTGTCTATAGACCTAATTATAGTGCTTGAGGTCAATGCACTTTTTGGTGTCGCTGTCAAAAACAGATGATTGATGACACATCATAGCAGTTGTTCAGGACCTCAACATCAGCTCAATGCTCTAAATCTGTGTactggcttttttttaaatagtaaaTTCCTCTCATTGAAATTTATCTCCTCTTTGCTGAATGCAATGGCTACCCATGGAAGGTCTAGCTGTTTCAGTCAAAGCTTTGACTGAAAGGATACCAGTTCCTGAACTGGCCTTCCAATAGCCTAGATGGCTAGGAATGTGGTTTTTAGTGTTTTATTCGGTGAACCCCACAGCTAGGACAGTGAGTAAGAGGGCTTCCCATTATGACAGCTTTCCTAAGGGGCTGCTTGTCTCAAGCCATGTTCTTGATAAAGTGGCTGCTGTCAGTTAATTCATTCACATGTCACCTCTTTAAACCTCCAAGGGGCCTGATGGGAAAGGAAAAGTGAAATTGCAACTAGATTTCCCACAACTTCACAGACTAGTGGGGCTCGCTCCTATGGCCTCGTCTGTTCCTGCAGCATTACCAGGTGAAATCTCAAAAAGTATCAAATTTGGGAAAACTCACTAAGTTTCTGCATTCATAAATTTCTCTTCATTCTGTGGAGGATCGACTTTAGACTCTTCCAGGATGGAAGGGGCAACATAGGGACAATCTCAAGACTGTCACAAAACATTCCTGTTTTATGGGCTGGGCGGTGGGGATTGGTGTTGTATTTATCTAAGCACTTTTATTGTGCTTCAGTTGGAGAAAGGCTGATGTTGGATAAAAAGCAATTCTATTCACCTCAGGCTAGACATCTTACTTTTGAGGAGGAAATGCTTGTAATGAGCAAAAACACACACTCCTTCCACATGTAACATCTTTCCTTACAATGTACTGTTCGTTGCACAATTGCTGCAATCTTTCTGAAAGACAGTCAGTCCCTTTCAGTTAGGGATCAGTGTATGAATGCTGTTATTGGGGCTGGTTCGGGAATCCTGAAGAGTTTCTTGTGTTGACTGGAGTCTAACTCTGCTTGATGTTGGCAAGCTactggttctgaaagggttaaagtTGGGCTGCAATAAGCCTCACCCAATGTGATGATTTCAGAAGGACTTGAGTCagtaaatgggtggcacggtggcacaatggttagcactgttgcctcacagcgccagagacctgggttcaattcctgcctcaggcgacagactgtatggagtttgcacattctccccgtgttggcgtgggtttcctctgggtgctcaggtttcctcccacagtccaaaaatgtgtaggttaggtgaattggccatgctaaattgcccatagtgttaggtgaagggttaaaatgtaggggaatgggtctgggtgggttgcactttggtgggtcggtgtggacttgttgggccgaagggcctgttttcacactgtaagtaatctaatctaaagcaggAATGATCTGAAATGGGTAAGACTGGAGAGAAGATTATTGGGAATTGGTTCAGATGTGGGAGACTGGGAGTAGGTTATATACTCCGATGGGCAGGAGGGGGCTAGTTATCTCTTTCCCCCAGGAATCTCAGCCTTTCATCGTATTTCTAAATGACGTCGATGAAGAAATAGAGATACATATCCATGTTTCCCAATGAGGTGACCCAATAAATATCACTGACAGAATTGTCATgatgcagaagaaggccattcagcccatcacatttgCACCAGCTCTCTAAGCATTTTACCTTTGTGTTTACCTCCTGCCCGTTCCCTGTCACCTGGCCTGTTGTTCCTGTTTAATTGCCAAGTGCCCTCTTGAACACTTCTGTTGAACCTGCCTCTGCCACACAGAAGCAGCGAGTGGACATATTGCTCAATAGAATCTAATCTGAGGAAGAGTACTTTAGACCAAGATGGAGAAATCGGAATGGTTTTGAAATGGTGAAGAGTTAGGAGGGAACCAGACACAGAGAGTGTTGGGGACCTACATGCAGAAATTATTAAAAACTTGCGGAGAGTGAAAGAGATGATATTAAAATGCTAATTACATTTTAGTCTTTATTGCACAGCAGTGGAGCTGGAATgtaaatcattgaatccctacattatagaagcaggccattcagcccatcacatccacaccaatcctcagaagagcatcccagtaccccacccagacccatcccatccttgtaaccccacttttcccatggctaacccacctagcctgcatatccttggacactccacctaacgtgcacatctttggactgtgggaggaaaccagagcacctgaaggggACCTGCGCAGATATacagagaatgtgaaaactcccacagtcagtcgcccaagggtggaatcaaatccaggtccctggcactgtgaggaagcagtgctaaccacagtgccacccataAAGGTGTGCTACAATTGTGGAAAGTATGTGATAAATCTCATCTGCGGAACTGTAATCAGTTCTGGTACATCAACCTTGGAGCATGTTTTTCCAGTTTATCTCATGGAAGAGGCTGTCACTGGGAAGACAATCCCTGCTCTCTAGCCCTCACTGCCCTGAAACTAAATGGTTTCTGACCATCTCAGAGGCAAGTCAAGAatgaacaacattgctgtgggtctgtagtcacagAGAGGCcagagcagatttctttccctaaaggttATCACTGAACGAGATGGATATTTGCAAAAATCAAAGATAATTTTTTAAAGTTCATTCATCGGataagggtgtcactggctaagtcagcatttattgcccatcctgaactGTCCAGAGGGCAACTAAGAGTTgatcatgttgctgtgggtctggagtcacatgtaagaccaGACCAGGTCAGAATCACAGTTTCCTTCCAGTGAGTcaggtgggtttttcctgacaatggtttcatggtcatcactaaacTCTtatttgcagatttttattgaattcaaattccaacctggatccccagaacatttcctggctCTCTGGTATAATAGTCCAgcataataccactgggccactgCCTCCCCACCACGATCACCATCACTGGGACTTGCTTTGTATTCCAAATTAATTAGTTGAATTCTtcccagctgccatggtgggatttgaactcatgtcctcaTGGTGTTAATCTGAGCCGCTCAGTGACTGGCTCAGTGACAATACCATCATCCCCCTACAGTGTAGATTCACCGGAATGATACCAGGGCTGAAAGGCTTAAATTGTGAGGACACTTTGCAAACAGTGGGCTTGAGTATCGAAGATTAACAGGTGACGATACTCAAGGTTTGGAAAATAACGAATGGGTTTGaggagacagatggagagaaattatTGCACCGTGACCAAGGAGTAGAATGCTATAATGATCATGTGACCATTCAGAGCAGTTGCTAGGAATCATCTCCTCATAAAAAGGAATCAGAAATCTGGACTCTCTTTCCCAGAAACATTGGAAGCAAATAATCTGTTCAGATCTGAGATAGTTAGATGCTTGTTGGTTAATGGTGTGAAGGGAATGCAGGACCAATGTGGACAGTGGCAGGAAGCAACAGACCAGCCATGATATCATTAAATGGCAGCACAGGCTGACAGAGCCAAACATCCTCCTCCTGTTACTCAGTGACAATCACTGAATGATCCAAATCTGCCTCCATTTCACAGCTCTGATTGGCTCTGTGTATCTCACTGCAACCTATGCCCTTCATCGGTTCCTGGATTTATGTGGATTCCTGATTGACAATGCCTGACAGCCAATCATCATTGGTGAATCATTTCCTGGTTGAGTACAAGCTGTCCCAGGAGGATAAATACAAGAACTGTTGGATGAGGGGCTCAGTTCTAGAGTTGTCTTGGTGATAGTGAGTGGGATTAGTGAAGATGGCCTCCCAAGTGTGTCAGAACTACCACAAGGACTGTGAGGCTGCTGTTAACAATCAGATCAACCTGGAGCTCTATTCCTCCTATGTTTACCTCTCCATGGTAAGATTCATGTGTTTTGGGCTTGAATTTAAAAGGAAGATTACACCTTCCTTTCATTCTGAGCAGGTAGTATTTTGCCAATGGCTTGGTTGTTGATACATTTTTCTGGCCCTCATGAGACCAAATGGTGAACATGTTTGACAGCTGTTGGATCCTTCCTGTGTAACTGTTTCAGTCTGAATATTGGTTTGAGGCTTCTAATGTCCTATTTGCCTTTAAGTGTGTAAATCTAGTAACTTGACTTTTTTCCAGTAAAAGTGTTGAATCAAATGGTTGTTTAGTGGCAAGCTTGTTGATATGTAACTGCTTTCTCTTTATAGCCACAACAATAAACCTGCTGAAACTTGATGGAATGCCTTGTGTGATGTGATCATTCTAGGTTAGCTATTTAGGAGAATCTTCACTCTCCTCCTGAGAAGAGTTAACTGACACTTGGCTAACAATCCAAATTGGTTGGTAGAAACATAATTGATTTGGGTTTTCTACTTAAttgttttggacatgagcccttttGAAGGTTtcatgcctgaaatatcaatccttcctcctgttccttagatgctgcctgacctgctgtgcttttccagcaacacattttcagctctgatctccagtatctgtagtcctccctttctcctagttTTCTACTTAATCTCCTGCTGAGGTATTATAGGGAGGATTTTCTGATCTAGTCAATATAGACTTCATTAGACTAATGAGTCTTCAGTCAACTTTCTTTAATGAAAAGTCAGGATATTTAGTATGTATAGTGAGCTGCCAATTTTGAATTCTGTTCTGATTTCCTTTTCCACTCTCTGCTTCCATGAAAGGTGTAAAACCTTTCCCCTTCAATTTTCCAACTCTGGTGTGCTGTCATGGACACCGCTGACAAGTCTGAAACTTGACCCTTGCCTCCATTTTGTAAGCTCACTGAGCCCTATCATGAAGCTTTCATAATGCAATGGATCCAGAGATTCTGACCATACCAGAGATTCTGACCATACCAGAGATTCTGACCATACCAGAGATTCTGACCATACCAGAGATTCTGACCATACCAGAGATTCTGACCATACCAGAGATTCTGACCATACCAGAGATTCTGACCATACCAGAGATTCTGACCATACCAGAGATTCTGACTTCTTCCAATGTAAGACTATTGGAATAATGTGCCCTGTGATTAGGAAGGGattgaaaactttttttttgggggggggggggaaaagggTGGAAAGATCTGTGCTGTGGTATCAGTCCTTCACTCCAATTATATTTCTGAAAAGAACTTTGGAGACACTAAATGTCTCCAAGCCTATAAACAGAAAACTGCAAAGTCATTAAAAATTAACCCTCTTACAGTACAGAGGGTAATCAACCCATTACATTCTGTCCTAAAAGAAGCATTACATAgctccaatctcctgctttttcccctaactttttaaattcaaataataatctgattCCCTCCTGAATGTGCCCCAACATTTGCAGAGGGTTGCACAAACTAACATAAGGGTTTTCTGCAATTAACCCTTATTGTAATTTGCAAAAGGAATCTATGTCCACTTGAGTGGAGCAGTTTCTCCCTATCAATGGTTTTGAAAACCTGGTTccaggagaacagtcccaattttGTCAACCTATAATTAGGAAACACTAAATCCAAATTTCTCTTGTTCAATGAATTGGCTTTAGGATATTGCTGTGAATTAAGCTTCTGCTGGTTTTGACTTATGGTGAATTCATACAAATCCCAGGAACTGGTCTCTAAGCAGTAAATTACACAAACCTGACCCACTTGAAGAATCTAATTTTCATTGTAATTTTGTTTTGGTTCAGATCTCTTTTTCACTTCTAATTGAAAGATCAGTCCTGCCCCTCTGACAGAGTTAACACCTTGGTGTTAACACACAGGTTTGCTCTTAGCTTTGAGGCCTTGTCTGTCGGGATCACGCAGCTCAAACTGACCTTTCAGCCCCAATTTTTTCCTGTCAACTCTTCTCAAACTGAACTGTTCTATTTGGCTTATCTTctccctgctgcccccctcccaaATCTATTCCTTTCCTttcacttatccaaatgttgtaattgcaccagcctctactTTTTTCAGTTCATTCCATTAATCTTCCTCCTTTTCCATGGAggaagttgcccctcgggtcacTCTCTTAAATCTTCCCAATCCACACTTcccaacctatgccctctggttttgaactgCACCCCACTtctacactctctccctccttggggaggggagaaggagggaaaACCTCAACTATTCACCTCTGAAATTTCAAAacttctaaggtcacccctctctcCTGCACACCAGAGGGAGTAAAAGTCCCAGACCCCCCCTCAGAACTAGACTTGCTGTCCAGGTAATAACCTTGAATGCTTGTAGGCAAGCAAAATGAACTTTCAACCATTCCTCCAGTTTAATCTGTATCTTGATTAAATACTTCATCAGAATTGCTGACCTTACAAAGGACCAAAAAGCCAATTACTTTCCAAAATGTGAGCCTCTTAATTGGAAGCCAAGTGTTTGATAGTGGGTAACTTAATGTGAAGATAATACCAGTGGTTGAGAAGGTGACACCTGACTTCACTTTCCTGTTTGCAGTCCTCTTTCTTTGACCGGGATGATGTTGCCCTGCATCACTTTGCTGAGTTCTTCAAGGAGCAGTCCCATGAGGAAAGGGAACACGCTGAGAAACTGATGGAATTCCAGAATAAACGTGGAGGCCgagtcctcctgcaggatgtccAGGTTGGATTGATTAAATGATTGAGAATTATCATCTAGAAGTCCATTTTGGCTTAATGGACTTCTCATCCAAGACGAGAATAATAATTGCTACGTAGATGGAATCTTTGGCTCAATTTTTCAAGTAATCTTGGTGTTGCCCACCTCATAGGTGGCACTTGAACTCTTAACTGGTTCTGAAGCAGGGATATTACCACTGACTCTCTCTTGACTAAGTACAATAAAATTAAGAACAGTCTTTAACTAGATAAACAAAAGCAGTTGGCCTAATCAATTACCATTGGTAAACCTGTTGGCTGTCATTTTGTCTACCCCCTCCATTGCAGGGCAAAGAACTGAAGGTGGCATGTATGGCTTGTTTAGTTTAATGCACTGGCTCTTTCATCCAAATCAATGCAGTCTAGTTTGCAGTAGATGCATCTTCTGGCTCAGGTGCTGGGATGTGTTGTTACATTGTTTGAATTGCCTGCCTTAATGCAGATGATACGTCAGATCTAGTGGAAAGCTCACCACTACCCAGTTATCTTGAACCAACAAATGGAgtgttgtttagattagattcccctacagtgtggaaactgcccTTCGGTCCAATAGTTccccaccaactctccaaagagtaacccattgagatccatttccctctaatgcacctaacactaggcaatttagcatggccaatccactttaacctgcacagctttggattgtgggaggaaacccagagtgcaaacagtcatctgaggctggaatctaatctggatccctggcactgactcagcagtgctaaccactgagtcattgcTGCCACTACTTTAATTGATTTGATTGTTGATAGGATTAAAAGTCAATGTCTAACATAGCACATCCTTGTTAACTAACTTACTGATGGGTATACTTCCTTCCCCACTTCCCCTCCAGAAGCCAGAGCAGGATGAGTGGGGCAATGGTCTGGAGGCAATGCAGAGAGCTCTGCAGATGGAGAAGGATGTGAACCAGAGTCTGCTGGATCTGCACAAACTCTCCTCTGGCCACATAGACCCTCATGTGAGTTCCTGATGTATTTATGACTGGGATTTATCTTGAATGGATAAGACACTTGGTCCTTTAGCCTCTGATTTCTATGTAAATGGTGGGGAGTGCAGTATGGGAGTGGGCCATGCTTCTGGTGTAGCCCAGA of the Hemiscyllium ocellatum isolate sHemOce1 chromosome 33, sHemOce1.pat.X.cur, whole genome shotgun sequence genome contains:
- the LOC132831436 gene encoding ferritin, heavy subunit-like, giving the protein MASQVCQNYHKDCEAAVNNQINLELYSSYVYLSMSSFFDRDDVALHHFAEFFKEQSHEEREHAEKLMEFQNKRGGRVLLQDVQKPEQDEWGNGLEAMQRALQMEKDVNQSLLDLHKLSSGHIDPHLCDVLERHYLDEQVKMIKKLGDHITNLKRLGAPENGLGEYLFDRLTLS